The DNA sequence GACACCGGTTCGCCGGAGGCGCAGGTCGCGCTGCTCACCAAGCGTATTTCCGACCTCACCGAGCACCTCAAGCAGCACAAGCACGACCACCACTCGCGGCGCGGTCTGCTGCTGCTGGTCGGCCGTCGCCGCCGGCTGCTCAAGTACGTCGCCGATGTCGACGTCGCGCGCTACCGCTCGCTGATCGAACGGCTGGGTCTGCGCCGCTGAGCGCATACCCCGCCGTGTAACATGGGGTCGTTGCGCGCCGCCTAGCGGCGCGAACAATCGGGTGCGGTTCACGCACATCCGCGTGTCCCGTTCCCGCGTGTCATAGCGAAGCTTCCCTGATCGGGCGGTCTTCGGTAGTGGCTGCCGGGCCCCAATCTCAACCCGGGGAGTGCCCGGCCGCTTCGATCGACGGCCGTAGCCGCATCACGGTGCAAGCATCGTCGTACCCAGATCTCTGGGTTCATCTGTGACATCGCGAAACAGCTGAATGCAGAAAGGCTGTACGGACGTCTATGTCTGTCGCAGAAATCGACGAAGGCGTGTTCGAATCGACCGCCGTCATTGACAACGGGAGCTTCGGCACCCGCACCATCCGCTTCGAGGCTGGCCGGCTGGCCCAGCAGGCCGCCGGCTCGGTTGTCGCCTACCTCGACGACGAGACCATGCTGTTGTCGGCGACCACCGCCAGCAAGGCCCCCAAGGAGCACTTCGACTTCTTCCCCTTGACGATCGACGTCGAGGAGCGCATGTATGCCGCCGGGCGCATCCCCGGTTCGTTCTTCCGCCGTGAGGGCCGCCCGTCCACCGACGCGATCCTGACGTGTCGCCTGATCGACCGGCCGCTGCGCCCGTCGTTCGTCTCGGGGCTGCGCAACGAGATCCAGGTCGTGGTCACGGTGCTGAGCCTGGATCCCAAGGATCTCTACGACGTGCTGGCGATCAACGCCGCCTCGGCGTCCACCCAGATCGCCGGCCTGCCGTTCTCCGGCCCGGTCGGCGGCGTGCGCGTCGCGCTCATCGAGGGAACCTGGGTTGCCTTCCCGACCGTCGAGCAGCTCGAGAACGCCGTCTTCGACATGGTCGTGGCCGGCCGGACAGTCGGTGATGGCGACGAAAAAGACGTAGCGATCATGATGGTCGAGGCCGAGGCCACCGAGAAGGTCATCGAGCTGGTGGCCGGTGGCGCGCAGGCGCCGACCGAGAGCGTGGTCGCCGAAGGCCTGGAGGCCGCCAAGCCGTTCATCGCCGCGCTGTGCGCCGCGCAGAGTGAACTGGCCACCCGCGCCGCCAAGGAGACCGCCGACTACCCGGTGTTCCCCGACTACGCCGCCGATGTCTACGACGCCGTCGCGCACGTCGCCTCCGAGCCGCTGTCGCAGGCGCTGACCATCGCCGGCAAGCAGGAGCGTGACGAGCGCACCGACGAGATCAAGCACGAGGTGCTCGGCGAGCTCGGCGAGAACTTCGCCGGTCGCGAGAAGGAAATCGGCGCCGCGTTCCGCTCGCTGACCAAAAAGCTTGTGCGCCAGCGCATCATCACCGACCACTTCCGCATCGACGGTCGCGGCATCACCGACATCCGGGCGCTGTCCGCCGAGGTCGCCGTGATTCCGCGGGCCCACGGTAGTGCGCTGTTCGAGCGTGGCGAAACCCAGATCATGGGTGTCACCACCCTTGACATGGTCAAGATGGCCCAGCAGATCGACTCGCTGGGGCCGGAGACCTCCAAGCGCTACATGCATCACTACAACTTCCCGCCGTATTCGACCGGTGAGACCGGCCGTGTCGGCTCGCCCAAGCGCCGCGAGATCGGCCACGGCGCGCTGGCCGAGCGGGCGCTGATCCCGGTTCTGCCCAGCGTCGAGGAGTTCCCGTACGCCATCCGCCAGGTGTCCGAGGCGTTGGGTTCCAACGGTTCGACGTCCATGGGTTCGGTGTGTGCCTCCACCCTGGCGCTGCTGAACGCCGGTGTGCCGCTCAAGGCCCCGGTCGCCGGTATCGCGATGGGTCTGGTGTCCGACGAGGTCGACGGTGAGACCCGCTACGTGGCGCTCACCGACATCCTCGGTGCCGAGGATGCCTTCGGCGACATGGACTTCAAGGTCGCCGGTACCAAGGACTTCGTCACCGCACTGCAGCTGGACACCAAGCTCGACGGCATCCCGTCGCAGGTGCTGGCCGGTGCGCTGGCGCAGGCCAAGGACGCGCGGCTGACCATCCTCGAGGTGATGGCCGAGGCCATCGACGCCCCCGACGAGATGAGCCCGTACGCCCCGCGCGTGACGGCGATCAAGATCCCGGTCGACAAGATCGGCGAGGTCATCGGGCCCAAGGGCAAGATGATCAACGCGATCACCGAGGAGACCGGCGCCTCGATCTCCATCGAGGACGACGGCACGGTGTTCGTCGGTGCCACCGACGGCCCGTCGGCGCAGGCGGCGATCGACAAGATCAACGCCATCGCCAACCCGCAGCTGCCCAAGGTCGGCGAGCGGTTCCTCGGAACGGTGGTGAAAACCACTGACTTCGGTGCCTTCGTCTCGCTGCTGCCCGGTCGCGACGGCCTGGTCCACATCTCCAAGCTGGGCAAGGGCAAGCGGATCAACAAGGTCGAGGACGTCGTCAAGGTCGGTGACAAGCTCCGCGTGGAGATCGCCGACATCGACAACCGCGGCAAGATCTCGCTGATCCTGGTCGACGAAGAAGGGGCAGCCGCTCCCGCAGACGCACCGGCGCCTGTCGATGCCGATGCCGCGACTGCCAGCAGCTAACGCGCTTCGCCGCGGCCGGCACGCCGATGAGGCGCCGGCCGCGGTTCGGCGGACCGTGCTTCCGGGCGGTCTTCGCGTCGTCACCGAATACGTGCCGTCGGTGCGGTCGGCCTCGGTGGGAGTCTGGGTCAACGTGGGTTCCCGCGACGAAGGCCCCACCGTGGCCGGTGCCGCGCACTTCTTGGAGCACCTGCTGTTCAAGGCCACTCCGACGCGCACCGCGGTGGATATCGCGCAATCGGTGGACGCCGTGGGCGGTGAGCTGAACGCGTTCACCGCCAAGGAGCACACCTGTTACTACGCGCACGTGCTCGACGAGGATCTGGAACTGGCCGTCGACCTGGTGGCCGATGTGGTGCTCAACGGCCGCTGTGCGGTCGACGATGTCGAACTGGAACGCGACGTGGTGCTCGAAGAGATCGCCATGCGCGACGACGACCCGGAGGACGCCCTCGGGGACGTTTTCCTGTCGGCCATGTTCGGCGACCACCCGGTCGGGCGGCCGGTGATCGGCAGCGTCGACTCGGTGTCGTCGATGACCCGCACCCAACTGCATTCCTTCCACGTCCGCCGCTACATCCCGGAGCGGATGGTGGTGGCGGTGGCCGGCAACATCGACCACGACGAGGTCGTCAGGCTGGTACGGGAATACTTCGGCGCCAAGCTGATTCGCGGCCGCGCGCCGCGGCCACCGCGCAAGGGCAGCGCCCGGTTACCCGGGCGGCCCGGACTGGTGCTGCTCAACCGGGACGCCGAGCAGACCCACATGTCACTGGGCGTGCGGGTGCCGGGCCGGCACTGGCAGCACCGCTGGGCGCTGTCGGTGCTCAACACCGCCCTCGGCGGTGGGCTGAGCTCGCGACTGTTCCAGGAGATCCGGGAGTCCCGCGGTCTGGCGTACTCGGTGTACTCGAGCATCGACACCTTCTGCGACAGCGGCGCCCTATCGGTGTACGCCGGTTGCCTGCCCGAGCGGTTCGACGAAGTGGTGCGGCTGACCACCGAGGTTCTCGAGGCTGTCGCCCGCGACGGTCTGACCGAGGCCGAGGTACGGATCGCCAAGGGGTCGATCCGCGGCGGCATGGTGCTGGGCCTGGAGGACTCCGCCTCGCGGATGAACCGGCTGGGCCGTAGCGAACTGAACTACGGTGAGTACCGCAGCGTGGCCAGCACCCTCGACCAGATCAACGCCGTCACGCTCGACGAGGTCAACGCAATAGCCCGCGAACTGCTCTCACGTCCCTTCGGGGCCGCTGTTCTGGGGCCGGTACGATCGAAACGGTCCCTGCCGAAACCACTTCGACGGATTGCGAGTTAGCGCTTGACTTTCAGCCTGCCTGATCTGGCCGTTCCCCTTCTCGGAGCGCCGATGGCAGGCGGTCCCAGCACGCCGGCTCTGGCTGCCGCCGTGTCCAGTGCCGGTGGGCTGGGCTTCCTGCCCGCGGGATATCTCAGCGCACAGGCCTTTGCCGACTCCATCGCCGCGGCTCGCGCGCTGACCGGTGGGCCGCTCGGGGTCAACCTCTTCGTGCCGCAACCCTCGGTGGCCGACGCCGAAGCCTTGGCGCGCTACCGCGAGCAGCTGACCCCGCTGGCGCACAGTTACGGCGCCGAGCCCGGCGCCACCCGCCCCGACGACGACGCCTGGCAGGCCAAGCTCGAGGTGGTGGCCGATCTTGTGCCGGAGGTCGCCTCGTTCACCTTCGGCTGTCCGGAGCCGGAAATCCTTGCCGCACTTGCTGACCGAGGTGTGCTGACCGCCGTGACGGTGACCTCGCTGGACGAGGCGGGGGTCGCGGTGGCCGCCGGAGCCGGCGCCCTCGTGGTGCAGGGACCGGAGGCCGGTGGGCACCGCGGCACCTTCGATCCGGCGAGAACACCCGGTGACCAGCCGCTGGATTCACTGCTGAGCGCGGTCGTCGCGGTCCACGACATCCCGGTGATCGCCGCGGGCGCGATCGCCACCGCCGCCGACGTACGCCGGGTACTCAGGCTGGGTGCGCACGCCGCCCAGGCCGGGACCGCATTCCTGCTCAGCGACGAGGCGGGCACCAATCCCATTCACCGGCAAGCATTGTCGGACCCACGGTTCACCCACACGGTGGTCACGTGCGCGTTCTCCGGGCGCTACGCCCGCGGCCTGGCCAACGGCTTCACGGACCGCTTCGATCCGATCGCTCCGCTGGGCTACCCGGAGGTCAACCAGATGACCGGGGCCATGCGCCGCGCGGCGGTGGCCGCCGGCGACGCGGACGGCACCAATCTGTGGGCGGGCACGGCGTGGCGGAGGACCACGCCGGGTAGCGCCGCCCAGATCGTGGCGGCCCTGACCGACGAGCTGTGATGACGTTCTCGCGTCGCCGACTCCTGCTCGCTACCGCCACCGTGGCGGCCACTACCGCCGCTGCGGCATGCGGGAAACCCAGCTACACCCCGCCGAACCACAGTGACCCCGCCGAACCGCCGCCGCCACTGGACGAGCGAATCGGCATGCTGGAGCGGCGCCACAACGCCGTCGTCGGTGTCTACGGTGCGAACCTCGACGCGAAATACACTGTGGCACATCGCGATAATGACATGTTTGCGATGTGCTCCACCTTCAAGGCCTACCTGTCGGCTCGGGTGTTGCAGAAAGCCCAGCGCGGTGAACTGCGGATCACCGACACTCTGGTCGTTGACCCCACGGCGGTGCTGCCCAACTCGCCGATCACGGGTCCCAAGGCAGGCAGCGCCCTGTCGTTGGCGCAGCTGTGCCAGGCCGCTCTGCAGCGCAGTGACAACACCGCCGCCAACATGCTGCTGACCGTGATCGGTGGTCCGCAGGAGATCACCGCGTTCGCACGCTCGATCGGTGATGAGCGCACCCGGCTGGACCGCTGGGAGACCGAGCTGAACTCGGCACTGCCCGGCGACCCGCGTGACACCAGCACCCCGCGCGCACTCGGCGGTGGCTTCCGTGCCATCCTCACCGGCGATGTGCTCGACGAGGTGCATCGCCGCCAGTTGGAGGACTGGATGCGCGGCAATACCACCTCGAGCATGCGAGCCGGCCTGCAGCCGGGCTGGGCCACCGCCGACAAGACCGGCAGCGGTGCCTTCGCCAGCACCAACGATGTCGGAATCGTGTTCGGGCCCAACGGGGAACGCATCCTGCTGGCGGTCATGACCCGCACCCGGTCGGACAACGCCGACGCCGAGGCGCTGCGGCCGCTGATCGCCGAGGTGACGACGCTGGTGCTGCCGACCCTGCGGGGACAGGGCTGACGGCGGTGCACCCGACGGACGATTGCCCCTGCGGTTCCGGTGAACCGTTCGGCCGCTGCTGCTTGCCGCTGCACCGGGGCGAGACGCAGGCCCAGACCGCCGAAGCGCTGATGCGGGCCCGCTACAGCGGCTACGCCGTGGGCGATCTCGACTACGTCTGGCAGACCTGGCATCCGCGCACCCGGCCCGCCGAGCTCGGTTCCGATCCCGGCCTGATCTGGATCGGTCTGCAGATCCTCGACACCGTCGACGGCCAGCCGGGGGACCAGACCGGTGAGGTCGAATTCCGCGCCCGCTACCGCGCCGGCGGCCGGACCGGGACGCTGCACGAGCGCTCCCGGTTCGCCGTGCGGGCCCGGCGCTGGTTCTACGTCGACGGCGACCTGTTCGACTGAGGTACGGCTAGACCCGCGGCTGTTGTTGGGTGATGCAGTGGATGCCGCCGCCGCGGGCGAAGATCGGGCGCGCCTCGACGGTGACCACCCGGCGGCCCGGGTAGGCCTCGGCAAGAAGGTCACGGGCGTGCGCGTCGGCCTCGGGCTCGCCGAAACCGCAGGCGATCACACCGTCGTTGACGACGAGGTGGTTGATATAGCTCCAGTCGACGAAGCCGGCCTCGTCGCGGATCGTTGCCGGAGCCGGGATGTCGATGATCTCCCAGCTGCGCCCGGCGGCGTCGGTCGTCGTCTCCAGGACGGCCCGCAGCGCCCGGGTGATCTCGTGGTCGGGATGCTCGGGGTTGGGCTGAGCGTGCACCAGGAGCCGGCCCGGCGACGGGATGGTCGCCACGATGTCCACGTGGCCGTTGGTGCCGAAGTCCTGGTAGTCGCGCGTCAGCCCGCGCGGCAACCAGACCGCATGGGTGGCCCCGATCGTGCGGGCCATCTCGGCCTCCACCCGCTGCTTGTCTGCGTGCGGGTTGCGGCGCGGGTCCAGCTGGACCGTCTCGGTGAGAAGGACGGTTCCCGCTCCGTCGACGTGGATGCCCCCGCCTTCGTTGACCAGCAGCGAGCTCACCAGTTCGGCACCCTCGTGTGCGGCGATGAGCCGCCCGAGTTTGGCCGACTTGGTCCACTCGGCCCATTGCGGCGATCCCCAGCCGTTGAAGATCCAGTCCACCGCGCCCAGGACTCCGGGACGGTCGTCGTCGACCACGAAGGTGGGTCCGCAGTCGCGGAACCAGAACTCGTCGACCGGAGCTTCGACGATCTCGATGTCTGCCGACAACATCCGTTGTGCCCGAACGGTTTCGGTGGGGTCGACGATCATGCTGACCGGTTCGAACTCGGCGATCGCGTGCGCGACCTCCGCCCAGGCGGAATAGCCCTCCTGCCGTGCGGCATCGGTGTCACCCAGGGTGTAGCCCTCGCGGGGGAAGGCGATCCACGTCTTGTCGTGGGGGGCAGTTTCTGAGGGCATCCGCCAGGACATCGATACCTGCTTCGTTTCCGAGTCGGCCGCGTGGGCCATTGCGCCGCAACGTACTAGGCGGCTTGCGGCTACGTCAACTGGGTGCCGGCGTGCTAGGCGGGCCGTGCGGAGGCCACCAGCATGGACAGCCCGCGCTCGAATGCCCGGGTGGCAATCGGATCGTCGGGGTCCTCGTTCTGCAAGGTCGAGTACGCGGCGGTGAAGCGCGGGAAGTGCTCCTCCTGCCCGGTCGGATCGAAGACGACAGTGGGCCCGGACATGTCCAGAACGCTGCCGAGGATGAACGATTCGAACGCCGTCAGCAGCGGGAGTACCTCGGCGCTCGGCCATCCGACGGATTCGGCCGCGATCACGAAGTCCTCGTAGCCCGCCAACAGCACCGGCGCGGAGGCGCGGGTGGTCATCAGCAGCGGGATGGCCCGGGGATGCCGGGCGAAGGCCCGCCGGTAGGACCGCGCCCATGCGAGCAAGCCGTCCTCCCAGGGCAATTCGCGCAGGGGAGCCGAATCGATCTTGGCGGATACCAATGCCCGGACGTCCTCGACCATCGCCGCTCGGTCGGGCACGTGGTTGTACAGCGAGGTCGGGTTGACGCCCAGCTTCTGTGCCACCCGTCGCATGCTCGCGCCGTCGGCACCGAATCGATCGACCAGCGCCAGTGCGGTCCTGGCGATGAGATCTCGGTTGAGTATCGGACGAGGTGGTCGAGCGATGGCCGGTCTCCTCTCGGGCCTACCCAGGGTACCGCCGTCGCGGGGCGCTGACCGGCAGGTCTATCGACGGATTCAAACCGACAGTGTATGTTTTAGGCGGCGGAGACGCTGCGCACCGGGTGCGCGTTTGACCGTGTTCATCCCTTCAGGCAAGGCGGATCGATGATCGCTGGCTCGTTCACCGTGGTGGAAGCCGATCTCGCACAGCTTCGGCGTGCCCTCGAGGACGGCACGGTGACCAGCGTGGAACTC is a window from the Mycolicibacterium anyangense genome containing:
- the rpsO gene encoding 30S ribosomal protein S15 encodes the protein MALTAEQKKEILGSYGLHETDTGSPEAQVALLTKRISDLTEHLKQHKHDHHSRRGLLLLVGRRRRLLKYVADVDVARYRSLIERLGLRR
- a CDS encoding polyribonucleotide nucleotidyltransferase, translating into MSVAEIDEGVFESTAVIDNGSFGTRTIRFEAGRLAQQAAGSVVAYLDDETMLLSATTASKAPKEHFDFFPLTIDVEERMYAAGRIPGSFFRREGRPSTDAILTCRLIDRPLRPSFVSGLRNEIQVVVTVLSLDPKDLYDVLAINAASASTQIAGLPFSGPVGGVRVALIEGTWVAFPTVEQLENAVFDMVVAGRTVGDGDEKDVAIMMVEAEATEKVIELVAGGAQAPTESVVAEGLEAAKPFIAALCAAQSELATRAAKETADYPVFPDYAADVYDAVAHVASEPLSQALTIAGKQERDERTDEIKHEVLGELGENFAGREKEIGAAFRSLTKKLVRQRIITDHFRIDGRGITDIRALSAEVAVIPRAHGSALFERGETQIMGVTTLDMVKMAQQIDSLGPETSKRYMHHYNFPPYSTGETGRVGSPKRREIGHGALAERALIPVLPSVEEFPYAIRQVSEALGSNGSTSMGSVCASTLALLNAGVPLKAPVAGIAMGLVSDEVDGETRYVALTDILGAEDAFGDMDFKVAGTKDFVTALQLDTKLDGIPSQVLAGALAQAKDARLTILEVMAEAIDAPDEMSPYAPRVTAIKIPVDKIGEVIGPKGKMINAITEETGASISIEDDGTVFVGATDGPSAQAAIDKINAIANPQLPKVGERFLGTVVKTTDFGAFVSLLPGRDGLVHISKLGKGKRINKVEDVVKVGDKLRVEIADIDNRGKISLILVDEEGAAAPADAPAPVDADAATASS
- a CDS encoding M16 family metallopeptidase; protein product: MPRLPAANALRRGRHADEAPAAVRRTVLPGGLRVVTEYVPSVRSASVGVWVNVGSRDEGPTVAGAAHFLEHLLFKATPTRTAVDIAQSVDAVGGELNAFTAKEHTCYYAHVLDEDLELAVDLVADVVLNGRCAVDDVELERDVVLEEIAMRDDDPEDALGDVFLSAMFGDHPVGRPVIGSVDSVSSMTRTQLHSFHVRRYIPERMVVAVAGNIDHDEVVRLVREYFGAKLIRGRAPRPPRKGSARLPGRPGLVLLNRDAEQTHMSLGVRVPGRHWQHRWALSVLNTALGGGLSSRLFQEIRESRGLAYSVYSSIDTFCDSGALSVYAGCLPERFDEVVRLTTEVLEAVARDGLTEAEVRIAKGSIRGGMVLGLEDSASRMNRLGRSELNYGEYRSVASTLDQINAVTLDEVNAIARELLSRPFGAAVLGPVRSKRSLPKPLRRIAS
- a CDS encoding nitronate monooxygenase, translating into MTFSLPDLAVPLLGAPMAGGPSTPALAAAVSSAGGLGFLPAGYLSAQAFADSIAAARALTGGPLGVNLFVPQPSVADAEALARYREQLTPLAHSYGAEPGATRPDDDAWQAKLEVVADLVPEVASFTFGCPEPEILAALADRGVLTAVTVTSLDEAGVAVAAGAGALVVQGPEAGGHRGTFDPARTPGDQPLDSLLSAVVAVHDIPVIAAGAIATAADVRRVLRLGAHAAQAGTAFLLSDEAGTNPIHRQALSDPRFTHTVVTCAFSGRYARGLANGFTDRFDPIAPLGYPEVNQMTGAMRRAAVAAGDADGTNLWAGTAWRRTTPGSAAQIVAALTDEL
- the bla gene encoding class A beta-lactamase, whose product is MMTFSRRRLLLATATVAATTAAAACGKPSYTPPNHSDPAEPPPPLDERIGMLERRHNAVVGVYGANLDAKYTVAHRDNDMFAMCSTFKAYLSARVLQKAQRGELRITDTLVVDPTAVLPNSPITGPKAGSALSLAQLCQAALQRSDNTAANMLLTVIGGPQEITAFARSIGDERTRLDRWETELNSALPGDPRDTSTPRALGGGFRAILTGDVLDEVHRRQLEDWMRGNTTSSMRAGLQPGWATADKTGSGAFASTNDVGIVFGPNGERILLAVMTRTRSDNADAEALRPLIAEVTTLVLPTLRGQG
- a CDS encoding YchJ family protein, translated to MHPTDDCPCGSGEPFGRCCLPLHRGETQAQTAEALMRARYSGYAVGDLDYVWQTWHPRTRPAELGSDPGLIWIGLQILDTVDGQPGDQTGEVEFRARYRAGGRTGTLHERSRFAVRARRWFYVDGDLFD
- a CDS encoding agmatine deiminase family protein, giving the protein MSWRMPSETAPHDKTWIAFPREGYTLGDTDAARQEGYSAWAEVAHAIAEFEPVSMIVDPTETVRAQRMLSADIEIVEAPVDEFWFRDCGPTFVVDDDRPGVLGAVDWIFNGWGSPQWAEWTKSAKLGRLIAAHEGAELVSSLLVNEGGGIHVDGAGTVLLTETVQLDPRRNPHADKQRVEAEMARTIGATHAVWLPRGLTRDYQDFGTNGHVDIVATIPSPGRLLVHAQPNPEHPDHEITRALRAVLETTTDAAGRSWEIIDIPAPATIRDEAGFVDWSYINHLVVNDGVIACGFGEPEADAHARDLLAEAYPGRRVVTVEARPIFARGGGIHCITQQQPRV
- a CDS encoding TetR/AcrR family transcriptional regulator translates to MGRPERRPAIARPPRPILNRDLIARTALALVDRFGADGASMRRVAQKLGVNPTSLYNHVPDRAAMVEDVRALVSAKIDSAPLRELPWEDGLLAWARSYRRAFARHPRAIPLLMTTRASAPVLLAGYEDFVIAAESVGWPSAEVLPLLTAFESFILGSVLDMSGPTVVFDPTGQEEHFPRFTAAYSTLQNEDPDDPIATRAFERGLSMLVASARPA